A single genomic interval of Sander lucioperca isolate FBNREF2018 chromosome 9, SLUC_FBN_1.2, whole genome shotgun sequence harbors:
- the LOC116055093 gene encoding cysteine/serine-rich nuclear protein 1-like isoform X2, translated as MYINHHRQTMRGTLKRKFAEVDGNPCYSSSSPPSSLSSPASSEWESDGESGPSDNKDFTTHSPSSPTGLPIRSILKRPKLAGAQSNVRFDQVMVFSFPRCQGFTSVPSRGGATLGMMQRHSTFQKYTVAEHALEQRNRRRERLRERRRKERFEALKYKLITSGAVDQKEAHRLMVDQIPDEDSDIHINDAELEDGGFLQPYSSKQRQALLQAAGVKRIDREEKRQLHALRISREACGCDCQGFCEPETCACSLAGIKCQEDRINFPCGCTKDGCGNTQGRIEFNSRRVQTHYFHTVMKLELERRLQDETLCQEDQTGLPDDLQQYVDQDEAHPVQSAQDKSCPFGFTMEEDGLPLTMPATPPFHFTPERLVVEENSCSSDMTESCCSSSDSDAGGCLNGSQNLPDVNEGLSRALSICDSENDNYSTCSQRRHIGEPLMQHGSNSATYSTPTDSMGPLTANTFTDNMSRTSLTDYLDENANQARDFFDNDSLEGFPNTPSPTVDYFSSRYMDLSLSSDSDIEFFDSDYTSGPLHSSFKVHRHPDSFCHLQLFSSVNLPQYESSTYLLESLIGLTEPGPEQGYAVSNTQLL; from the exons ATGTATATCAACCACCACCGCCAAACAATGAGAGGCACCCTGAAGAGAAAGTTTGCAGAGGTAGATGGCAATCCCTgctactcctcctcctctcctccatcctccctctcctctcctgcctCCTCCGAGTGGGAGTCTGATGGGGAGAGCGGCCCCTCTGACAACAAGGATTTCACAACTCACAGTCCTTCTTCACCCACCGGTTTACCCA TTCGGTCCATCCTGAAGAGGCCCAAGCTTGCAGGTGCACAGAGCAATGTGCGCTTTGACCAAGTGATGGTGTTCAGTTTCCCACGGTGCCAAGGCTTCACCAGTGTGCCCAGTCGTGGAGGTGCCACCCTGGGCATGATGCAGAGGCACAGCACCTTTCAAAAATACACAGTGGCAGAGCATGCACTGGAGCAACGTAACAGACGCAGAGAGAGGCTCAGAGAAAGACGGAGAAAAGAAAGGTTCGAGGCACTGAAATACAAA TTGATCACTAGTGGGGCCGTTGACCAGAAAGAGGCACACAGGCTCATGGTGGATCAGATCCCAGATGAAGACAGTGACATCCACATCAATGATGCTGAGCTGGAGGATGGAGGTTTCCTTCAGCCGTACTCCTCCAAACAGCGGCAGGCTCTCCTCCAGGCAGCGGGGGTGAAGCGCATAGACAGGGAGGAGAAGAGGCAGCTTCATGCCCTGCGTATCTCCAGGGAAGCCTGTGGCTGTGACTGCCAAGGTTTTTGTGAGCCAGAGACCTGCGCATGCAGTCTGGCAGGAATCAAGTGCCAG GAGGACCGCATCAACTTCCCATGTGGCTGCACCAAGGACGGCTGTGGAAACACTCAGGGACGCATCGAGTTCAACTCCAGACGTGTGCAGACTCATTATTTCCACACCGTTATGAAACTTGAACTGGAGAGGCGACTGCAAGATGAAACACTTTGCCAAGAGGACCAGACAGGACTTCCAGATGACCTTCAGCAGTATGTGGACCAGGATGAAGCCCATCCGGTGCAGAGTGCACAGGACAAGAGCTGCCCCTTTGGGTTCACCATGGAGGAAGATGGTCTTCCTCTCACCATGCCTGCCACACCTCCCTTTCATTTCACCCCAGAGCGGTTGGTAGTGGAAGAGAACAGCTGCAGCAGCGACATGACTGAATCCTGTTGCTCCTCATCTGACTCAGATGCAGGAGGATGCCTTAATGGGAGTCAGAATCTCCCTGATGTTAATGAAGGGTTGTCACGTGCCCTCAGCATCTGTGACTCTGAAAATGATAACTACTCTACGTGCAGCCAACGGAGGCACATAGGAGAACCACTAATGCAGCACGGCAGCAACTCTGCCACTTACAGCACACCTACTGACAGTATGGGGCCACTTACAGCCAACACATTCACAGACAATATGAGCAGGACCTCACTGACAGATTACCTCGATGAGAATGCAAACCAAGCTAGAGATTTCTTTGACAATGACTCTCTTGAGGGCTTCCCCAACACTCCCTCACCCACTGTGGACTATTTTTCCAGCAGGTACATGGACCTGAGTCTGTCCTCTGACTCTGACATTGAGTTCTTCGACAGTGACTACACCTCTGGACCTTTGCACAGTTCTTTCAAAGTACACAGACACCCAGACAGCTTTTGCCACCTCCAGCTGTTCAGCTCTGTTAATTTGCCACAGTACGAGTCGAGCACCTACCTACTAGAGTCTCTGATCGGCCTGACTGAGCCAGGCCCAGAGCAGGGTTATGCAGTCAGCAACACCCAGCTTTTATAG
- the LOC116055093 gene encoding cysteine/serine-rich nuclear protein 1-like isoform X1 — MYINHHRQTMRGTLKRKFAEVDGNPCYSSSSPPSSLSSPASSEWESDGESGPSDNKDFTTHSPSSPTGLPTVRSILKRPKLAGAQSNVRFDQVMVFSFPRCQGFTSVPSRGGATLGMMQRHSTFQKYTVAEHALEQRNRRRERLRERRRKERFEALKYKLITSGAVDQKEAHRLMVDQIPDEDSDIHINDAELEDGGFLQPYSSKQRQALLQAAGVKRIDREEKRQLHALRISREACGCDCQGFCEPETCACSLAGIKCQEDRINFPCGCTKDGCGNTQGRIEFNSRRVQTHYFHTVMKLELERRLQDETLCQEDQTGLPDDLQQYVDQDEAHPVQSAQDKSCPFGFTMEEDGLPLTMPATPPFHFTPERLVVEENSCSSDMTESCCSSSDSDAGGCLNGSQNLPDVNEGLSRALSICDSENDNYSTCSQRRHIGEPLMQHGSNSATYSTPTDSMGPLTANTFTDNMSRTSLTDYLDENANQARDFFDNDSLEGFPNTPSPTVDYFSSRYMDLSLSSDSDIEFFDSDYTSGPLHSSFKVHRHPDSFCHLQLFSSVNLPQYESSTYLLESLIGLTEPGPEQGYAVSNTQLL; from the exons ATGTATATCAACCACCACCGCCAAACAATGAGAGGCACCCTGAAGAGAAAGTTTGCAGAGGTAGATGGCAATCCCTgctactcctcctcctctcctccatcctccctctcctctcctgcctCCTCCGAGTGGGAGTCTGATGGGGAGAGCGGCCCCTCTGACAACAAGGATTTCACAACTCACAGTCCTTCTTCACCCACCGGTTTACCCA CAGTTCGGTCCATCCTGAAGAGGCCCAAGCTTGCAGGTGCACAGAGCAATGTGCGCTTTGACCAAGTGATGGTGTTCAGTTTCCCACGGTGCCAAGGCTTCACCAGTGTGCCCAGTCGTGGAGGTGCCACCCTGGGCATGATGCAGAGGCACAGCACCTTTCAAAAATACACAGTGGCAGAGCATGCACTGGAGCAACGTAACAGACGCAGAGAGAGGCTCAGAGAAAGACGGAGAAAAGAAAGGTTCGAGGCACTGAAATACAAA TTGATCACTAGTGGGGCCGTTGACCAGAAAGAGGCACACAGGCTCATGGTGGATCAGATCCCAGATGAAGACAGTGACATCCACATCAATGATGCTGAGCTGGAGGATGGAGGTTTCCTTCAGCCGTACTCCTCCAAACAGCGGCAGGCTCTCCTCCAGGCAGCGGGGGTGAAGCGCATAGACAGGGAGGAGAAGAGGCAGCTTCATGCCCTGCGTATCTCCAGGGAAGCCTGTGGCTGTGACTGCCAAGGTTTTTGTGAGCCAGAGACCTGCGCATGCAGTCTGGCAGGAATCAAGTGCCAG GAGGACCGCATCAACTTCCCATGTGGCTGCACCAAGGACGGCTGTGGAAACACTCAGGGACGCATCGAGTTCAACTCCAGACGTGTGCAGACTCATTATTTCCACACCGTTATGAAACTTGAACTGGAGAGGCGACTGCAAGATGAAACACTTTGCCAAGAGGACCAGACAGGACTTCCAGATGACCTTCAGCAGTATGTGGACCAGGATGAAGCCCATCCGGTGCAGAGTGCACAGGACAAGAGCTGCCCCTTTGGGTTCACCATGGAGGAAGATGGTCTTCCTCTCACCATGCCTGCCACACCTCCCTTTCATTTCACCCCAGAGCGGTTGGTAGTGGAAGAGAACAGCTGCAGCAGCGACATGACTGAATCCTGTTGCTCCTCATCTGACTCAGATGCAGGAGGATGCCTTAATGGGAGTCAGAATCTCCCTGATGTTAATGAAGGGTTGTCACGTGCCCTCAGCATCTGTGACTCTGAAAATGATAACTACTCTACGTGCAGCCAACGGAGGCACATAGGAGAACCACTAATGCAGCACGGCAGCAACTCTGCCACTTACAGCACACCTACTGACAGTATGGGGCCACTTACAGCCAACACATTCACAGACAATATGAGCAGGACCTCACTGACAGATTACCTCGATGAGAATGCAAACCAAGCTAGAGATTTCTTTGACAATGACTCTCTTGAGGGCTTCCCCAACACTCCCTCACCCACTGTGGACTATTTTTCCAGCAGGTACATGGACCTGAGTCTGTCCTCTGACTCTGACATTGAGTTCTTCGACAGTGACTACACCTCTGGACCTTTGCACAGTTCTTTCAAAGTACACAGACACCCAGACAGCTTTTGCCACCTCCAGCTGTTCAGCTCTGTTAATTTGCCACAGTACGAGTCGAGCACCTACCTACTAGAGTCTCTGATCGGCCTGACTGAGCCAGGCCCAGAGCAGGGTTATGCAGTCAGCAACACCCAGCTTTTATAG